Proteins from one uncultured Anaeromusa sp. genomic window:
- a CDS encoding winged helix-turn-helix transcriptional regulator — MNTTANEEQLLKQLAATIVEKPRSTIKELAESVGISKATLHRFCGTRENLQQILTEKSRESLDSIIKVAQKDYQSYQDGIRHLVNIHYENKEYLIFTCGMHSSIENAYWVPYMKAIDSFFLNGQKKGAFKIDFNVAVLSELFISVICGMIDAEKRKRIASNGIEEVLEKFFLYGALEDSSK; from the coding sequence ATGAATACAACAGCTAATGAAGAGCAGTTATTAAAACAGCTTGCAGCAACAATTGTCGAAAAGCCAAGAAGCACCATCAAAGAACTTGCTGAATCTGTAGGAATCAGCAAAGCAACACTGCATAGGTTTTGTGGAACAAGAGAAAATTTGCAACAGATTTTGACAGAAAAATCCAGAGAATCTTTAGATAGTATCATCAAAGTCGCACAGAAAGATTATCAAAGTTACCAGGACGGTATAAGACACTTAGTCAATATACATTATGAAAATAAAGAATATCTAATTTTTACATGTGGTATGCATTCTAGTATTGAGAATGCATACTGGGTTCCTTATATGAAGGCAATTGATTCTTTCTTTCTGAATGGACAAAAAAAAGGAGCATTTAAAATTGATTTTAATGTAGCTGTTTTATCAGAGTTATTTATATCAGTTATTTGCGGAATGATTGATGCAGAAAAAAGAAAAAGAATAGCCTCTAACGGTATAGAAGAGGTACTTGAAAAATTCTTCTTATACGGAGCTTTAGAAGATTCATCAAAATAG
- a CDS encoding sigma-54 dependent transcriptional regulator, protein MRILLVDDEERSRQAMLWILKKLNHVVTECADGEEALRVYSPHEYEMVLSDLKMPVLSGIELAIQIKKIPDSWKTDVVLFTGHGDMKSVVEALRAGVYDYLEKPVNVEELTVVIERVAEHQALLRENKVLTERFDEEVDAATEETKRELSTMKRLVAESIMGKVGIYSEKMKKIMQQASLLNGERSIPVLIEGETGTGKEIVAKMIHYGVQEDSVFEEAFVDINCAALTSSLFESELFGYGAGAFTGSLGRGAKGKFDLANKGTLFLDEIGELPLELQGKLLRVLQEKEFFRVGGLKKIPTDVRIICATNVPLEKSVADGKFRKDLYYRLKVAHISMPPLRERTEEIVPLANMFLQQYSKQKKKEFIRVAAQTESLLEAYSWPGNIRELQNLIEYATFAYNDQELLPSHVDGFIQLHESRPQKIEEGSVASKQTFLELPFPQNGYNLKDYTEDIILQVLSLFDQNQSKTAQYLGISRRALSYRLEEMRNRK, encoded by the coding sequence ATGAGAATTTTACTGGTGGATGATGAAGAGCGTAGTCGGCAGGCTATGCTTTGGATCTTGAAAAAGCTTAATCACGTCGTGACGGAGTGTGCTGATGGTGAGGAGGCTTTGCGTGTATATTCGCCGCACGAATATGAAATGGTCTTATCTGATTTGAAAATGCCGGTTCTTTCAGGGATTGAGTTGGCAATACAAATAAAAAAAATACCGGATAGTTGGAAAACGGATGTGGTGCTATTTACCGGGCATGGTGATATGAAATCGGTAGTAGAAGCGCTGCGGGCGGGTGTATATGATTATCTTGAAAAACCAGTAAATGTGGAAGAGCTGACGGTAGTTATTGAGCGAGTAGCAGAACACCAGGCACTGCTTAGGGAAAACAAAGTTTTGACGGAACGTTTTGATGAAGAGGTAGATGCCGCAACAGAGGAAACAAAGCGTGAACTTAGCACGATGAAACGCTTGGTTGCAGAAAGCATTATGGGAAAAGTAGGCATTTACTCTGAAAAAATGAAAAAAATTATGCAACAAGCGTCACTTTTAAATGGGGAACGTTCTATCCCTGTTTTGATCGAGGGGGAAACTGGAACAGGCAAGGAAATTGTCGCCAAGATGATTCACTATGGAGTTCAAGAAGATAGCGTCTTTGAAGAAGCGTTTGTAGATATAAATTGCGCTGCCTTAACTTCCAGTCTTTTTGAAAGTGAATTATTTGGGTATGGAGCCGGTGCTTTTACTGGGAGTTTAGGCCGAGGAGCGAAAGGGAAGTTTGACTTAGCTAATAAAGGAACGCTATTTTTAGATGAGATTGGTGAATTGCCGCTGGAATTACAAGGAAAACTCTTGCGCGTTCTCCAAGAAAAAGAATTTTTTCGCGTTGGCGGGTTAAAAAAAATACCAACCGATGTACGCATTATTTGTGCGACCAATGTTCCGCTTGAAAAAAGTGTTGCCGATGGTAAATTCCGCAAGGATTTATACTATCGATTGAAAGTAGCTCATATTTCGATGCCGCCGCTTCGGGAACGGACGGAGGAAATTGTTCCGCTGGCCAATATGTTTTTGCAGCAATATTCAAAGCAAAAGAAAAAGGAATTTATAAGGGTTGCCGCTCAAACAGAAAGCCTATTAGAAGCCTACTCATGGCCGGGTAATATTCGTGAGCTTCAAAATTTAATCGAATATGCAACATTTGCGTATAATGATCAAGAATTACTTCCCTCCCATGTAGACGGTTTTATTCAGTTGCATGAGAGCAGACCTCAAAAGATCGAGGAAGGAAGCGTTGCGTCAAAGCAAACCTTCTTGGAACTTCCTTTTCCGCAAAATGGATATAACCTAAAGGATTATACGGAAGATATTATTTTGCAAGTCTTAAGTCTGTTTGACCAAAATCAATCGAAAACAGCACAATACTTAGGAATTTCACGCCGGGCGTTATCGTATCGTTTAGAAGAAATGAGAAACAGAAAATAA
- a CDS encoding magnesium transporter CorA family protein, whose translation MLKVYKSVCEACAQLQELTVDTAEKGTWFNLINPTPSELEIVAEATHVSMDFLKAALDEEERSRTEIEDNCILVITNIPVVRGKDMYDTLPLGMIVTKDYVITVCLENNDVLSEFNPHNARLFSTFKKTRFIFQLLYRSATLYLRYLQHISRRTNDIEKQLRKSMKNKELFQLLELQKGLTYFAASLKSNGVVLEKLLRLRSSTHLQTFIKLYEEDEDLLEDVIIENKQAIEMVEMYSNILNGMMDTFASIISNNLNIVMKFLASMTIILAIPTMISSFFGMNVAGLPLAEHEQGFLIISGIAGVMTVLAAALLWRRGMFTL comes from the coding sequence GAAGCCTGCGCACAACTGCAGGAGCTGACCGTGGATACGGCGGAAAAAGGAACTTGGTTTAACTTAATCAATCCTACGCCGTCGGAACTGGAGATTGTCGCGGAAGCTACGCACGTATCGATGGATTTTCTTAAAGCGGCTTTGGACGAAGAAGAACGTTCCCGTACGGAAATCGAAGATAACTGCATTTTGGTTATTACGAACATTCCGGTGGTACGGGGCAAAGACATGTATGATACGCTGCCGCTGGGCATGATTGTGACCAAGGACTATGTTATAACCGTTTGCCTGGAGAACAATGACGTATTGTCAGAGTTTAATCCGCATAATGCCAGACTGTTTAGTACCTTTAAAAAGACGCGTTTTATTTTCCAACTGTTGTATCGGTCTGCGACCTTGTATTTGCGCTATTTGCAGCACATCAGCCGCAGAACAAACGACATTGAAAAGCAACTGCGCAAGTCCATGAAAAACAAAGAACTCTTTCAACTCTTGGAGCTGCAAAAAGGTCTTACTTACTTTGCCGCTTCCCTGAAGTCCAATGGAGTGGTATTGGAAAAACTGTTGCGCCTGCGTTCCAGCACGCATCTGCAGACCTTCATCAAACTCTATGAAGAAGATGAAGATTTGCTGGAAGACGTCATTATTGAGAATAAGCAGGCTATTGAGATGGTGGAGATGTATAGCAACATCTTGAACGGCATGATGGACACCTTTGCTTCGATTATCTCGAACAATCTCAACATCGTTATGAAGTTTTTGGCATCCATGACGATTATTCTAGCCATACCTACTATGATTTCCAGCTTCTTCGGCATGAATGTTGCCGGGTTGCCCCTGGCGGAGCATGAGCAGGGCTTTCTGATCATTTCCGGTATTGCCGGGGTCATGACGGTTTTGGCGGCGGCCCTTCTTTGGCGCCGTGGTATGTTTACCTTGTAA
- a CDS encoding NAD(P)-binding domain-containing protein — translation MKISILGTGLMGAALGEGLMQAGYEITAYNRTASKTEALVALGAKAVATPAEAIEIADAVILVVADESGVRDLLLNDAIRPFLSGKKILNASTTNPEEIVKIAREVEEAGGSLAEMSIMIGAEELRDRKGQFLLGCKASDEVFWKEILLSIGDSTHRVGEMGDASKAEAPMLLSSMFLSVATAYAAAFVTKLNVPKEISERGIQMAIPGSEYILPNMFARDYSQCMASVDAFTSVSNTAINSAKSLGVPTKILEDMLALYAAAAKRGFGEQDGSAIMEVLLNPNVDEF, via the coding sequence ATGAAAATTTCAATTTTAGGTACTGGACTCATGGGAGCTGCATTAGGCGAAGGTTTAATGCAGGCTGGATATGAAATAACCGCTTACAATCGTACCGCTTCTAAAACAGAAGCACTTGTGGCCCTTGGTGCAAAGGCGGTAGCTACACCTGCCGAAGCAATTGAGATTGCTGACGCTGTAATTCTTGTGGTTGCTGATGAAAGTGGTGTCCGTGATCTGCTTTTAAATGATGCAATACGTCCATTTCTTAGTGGAAAGAAAATTTTAAATGCATCAACAACCAATCCCGAAGAAATCGTGAAAATTGCACGTGAAGTAGAAGAAGCAGGTGGTAGTTTAGCAGAAATGTCTATTATGATTGGAGCTGAAGAACTGCGAGATAGAAAGGGACAGTTCCTCTTAGGGTGTAAGGCTAGTGATGAAGTATTCTGGAAAGAAATTCTTCTTAGTATTGGTGATTCTACACATCGCGTTGGTGAAATGGGTGATGCTTCAAAAGCTGAGGCACCAATGTTATTATCTTCTATGTTTTTAAGTGTAGCAACAGCTTATGCAGCTGCATTCGTTACAAAATTGAATGTTCCAAAGGAAATCAGTGAACGTGGGATTCAAATGGCAATCCCAGGATCAGAATATATACTTCCCAATATGTTTGCAAGAGACTATAGTCAGTGCATGGCATCTGTTGACGCATTTACTTCTGTATCCAACACAGCAATTAATTCTGCGAAATCATTAGGCGTACCCACTAAGATTCTTGAAGATATGCTTGCACTTTATGCAGCTGCTGCAAAACGGGGATTTGGAGAACAAGATGGTTCGGCTATAATGGAAGTATTACTTAATCCTAATGTGGATGAATTTTAA
- a CDS encoding PAS domain S-box protein yields the protein MKFCWSPTSSIRTLIVSIIAAQIIVFAMLISCLAYYCGMNAVQDNSQQIFSIVNDEISKNITAYLEEPYRLEKIHKNIIRNGQIDFSNEQQRDAYFVSMLKDFPKVTNTYFSMADGNEYGARKEDGGNIVVWNSDLEKKTLDYYTYEEKIGRMNYIESLLDYDTRQRPPFKKGAELKKPGWTSVYASATGRGLVVTSVYPIYADEHLVGVLGSSLLLNWIDDFLKELQITEHSSVYIVEPTGKVIASTNDAIRQSKYWYDELKEEDDPLFYQCKVSIRVNGFLLENIHENQSFKFYHNGESFLLQVHAVEGVNGLNWLSFIVIPERDLMYQMAAFSDKLLVITLIACLLGSVIGFFTAEYIVRPLRKVNQRTREIANGDFSSRIKIARNDEVGELVHTINEMSESLEQYVRRLNDERLRIKLLTSGLENSNSFVLILNEQRTIWWGNKAFEALSGYKVSELFGKSVLMLLSEDNLPELVEEIRNYLINAKEWHGEVLAKRKNGRSYVDEISIIPIRDDASEKMHYLIVGQDITEKVKAREAILEAQKAKVKAEQVYFVGTMAAGIAHEINQPLNSIKVVSSGLLYLIQRGEQIDEKEVIDSLQEISNQVDRITSIIKHLRSFVKRGERKTAPCDINKVVALAVDLLKERLSTSAIRVEQKIQENISLVNANMIGLEEVVVNVLVNAIQALDTVDKAEKVICIETFHRDANVVLRISDNGPGIDASIKETLFDSFTSTKQGDDNLGLGLAIVNNIIAAYLGTIEVASSTEAGTTIMIALPAVEMEKLEEKQ from the coding sequence ATGAAGTTTTGCTGGTCGCCAACTAGCTCGATTCGTACGTTAATTGTAAGTATTATTGCTGCCCAGATCATTGTTTTTGCAATGCTGATTAGCTGTTTAGCATATTACTGTGGGATGAATGCGGTTCAAGATAATTCGCAGCAAATTTTTTCGATTGTAAATGATGAGATATCGAAAAATATAACCGCCTATTTAGAAGAGCCTTATCGACTAGAGAAAATACATAAAAATATTATTCGAAATGGACAGATTGATTTTTCAAATGAGCAACAACGAGATGCATACTTTGTAAGTATGCTGAAAGATTTTCCAAAGGTAACTAATACGTATTTTTCTATGGCGGATGGAAATGAATACGGGGCGAGAAAAGAAGATGGCGGAAACATTGTAGTTTGGAATAGCGATCTTGAAAAGAAGACACTTGATTACTACACTTATGAAGAAAAAATCGGGCGAATGAATTATATAGAAAGCTTGTTAGATTATGATACACGCCAACGCCCTCCCTTTAAAAAAGGGGCTGAATTGAAAAAACCAGGCTGGACCTCTGTATATGCTTCTGCTACGGGAAGAGGCCTTGTTGTCACTTCCGTGTACCCGATATATGCCGATGAACACTTGGTAGGGGTATTAGGCAGCTCGCTTTTGTTGAACTGGATAGATGATTTTTTGAAAGAACTGCAAATCACAGAGCATTCGTCGGTTTATATTGTTGAGCCAACGGGCAAGGTGATTGCTTCTACTAATGATGCCATTCGACAAAGTAAGTATTGGTATGATGAACTAAAAGAAGAGGATGACCCTCTCTTCTATCAATGCAAGGTGTCAATTCGGGTAAATGGGTTTTTGCTAGAAAATATTCATGAAAATCAAAGCTTTAAATTTTATCATAACGGAGAATCGTTTTTGCTTCAGGTTCATGCCGTTGAGGGAGTAAACGGGCTCAATTGGTTAAGCTTTATCGTTATTCCTGAACGAGATTTAATGTACCAAATGGCTGCTTTTAGTGATAAGTTGCTTGTTATTACGTTGATAGCCTGTTTGCTTGGCAGCGTTATTGGTTTTTTTACGGCAGAGTATATTGTTAGGCCCTTGCGAAAAGTAAATCAAAGGACCAGGGAAATTGCGAATGGCGATTTTTCAAGCAGGATAAAGATTGCTCGTAATGACGAGGTTGGTGAGCTGGTTCATACCATTAACGAAATGTCTGAGAGTTTAGAACAGTATGTTCGTCGGTTGAATGATGAACGCTTGAGAATAAAATTGTTAACGTCTGGGTTGGAAAATAGTAATAGTTTTGTCTTGATTTTGAACGAACAACGAACTATCTGGTGGGGCAACAAAGCATTTGAGGCTTTATCAGGTTATAAAGTTAGTGAACTTTTTGGGAAGAGTGTCTTGATGCTGCTATCGGAAGACAATCTTCCTGAGCTAGTGGAAGAGATTCGAAACTATTTAATAAATGCCAAAGAGTGGCATGGAGAGGTGCTTGCAAAAAGGAAAAATGGTCGTTCCTATGTTGATGAAATTTCTATTATTCCTATCAGGGATGATGCCAGTGAAAAGATGCATTATCTCATCGTTGGTCAAGATATAACGGAAAAAGTTAAAGCCAGAGAGGCAATCTTAGAAGCGCAAAAAGCAAAAGTGAAGGCGGAGCAAGTTTATTTTGTGGGGACAATGGCAGCGGGAATTGCTCACGAAATTAATCAGCCGTTAAACTCTATAAAGGTTGTCTCCAGCGGTTTGCTATATTTGATTCAACGTGGGGAACAAATTGATGAGAAAGAAGTTATTGACAGTCTGCAAGAGATATCAAATCAGGTAGATCGAATAACAAGCATTATTAAACATCTTCGATCTTTTGTTAAACGAGGGGAGCGCAAAACAGCTCCTTGTGACATAAATAAGGTAGTTGCGCTGGCGGTGGATTTATTAAAAGAGCGATTGTCTACTAGTGCTATAAGGGTTGAGCAGAAAATACAGGAAAATATTTCGTTGGTGAATGCCAACATGATTGGCTTGGAAGAAGTCGTTGTTAATGTATTAGTTAATGCTATCCAAGCGCTAGACACAGTAGATAAAGCTGAAAAAGTAATTTGTATTGAGACGTTTCATCGTGATGCCAACGTCGTGTTGAGGATTAGTGACAATGGCCCGGGCATTGATGCTTCGATAAAAGAAACCCTCTTTGACTCATTTACGTCAACTAAACAAGGAGACGATAATCTTGGCTTAGGGCTGGCGATAGTAAATAATATTATTGCTGCTTATTTAGGAACGATTGAGGTTGCTTCTTCAACTGAGGCAGGAACAACCATCATGATTGCGTTGCCCGCAGTTGAGATGGAAAAATTGGAGGAGAAACAATGA
- a CDS encoding polysaccharide deacetylase family protein, whose translation MLSRRRFLRLCATTLAATAGCSLLFQSHSSIGVADRIIPILLYHRVGYTNDDLTITPNRLARDLRTLKELQYTSISLEQFEQFLFNQKIELPEKPLLITFDDGYLDNYENAFPILQKNDMLASFFIITGMLPNADRIKPAQIREMAAHGMSFGSHTVTHKALGDLTEEERRMELSYSKIALEDVLGKSVNSIAYPKGSYDENTIQIAQSYGYSEGFTVKQGLCSQISASFHLTRIPVFGFDPDIREVLDKRHIPKAGV comes from the coding sequence ATGCTTTCGCGTCGTCGATTTCTTCGTCTTTGCGCTACCACTTTGGCTGCCACCGCAGGCTGCAGTCTGCTTTTTCAGTCGCACAGCAGCATCGGCGTTGCTGATCGCATCATCCCCATCTTGCTCTATCATCGCGTGGGCTACACTAATGACGATCTAACCATCACGCCCAATCGGCTTGCCCGCGATTTGCGCACCCTAAAGGAACTGCAATATACATCTATTTCCTTGGAGCAATTTGAGCAGTTCTTATTCAACCAAAAGATTGAACTGCCGGAAAAACCATTGCTCATTACTTTTGACGATGGCTATTTAGATAACTACGAGAATGCGTTTCCGATTCTGCAAAAAAACGACATGCTGGCTTCTTTCTTCATCATCACCGGCATGCTGCCCAACGCCGATCGCATAAAGCCTGCTCAAATCCGCGAGATGGCCGCTCACGGCATGTCCTTCGGCTCGCACACGGTCACTCACAAAGCCTTGGGAGATCTGACAGAGGAAGAACGGCGCATGGAGTTGAGCTACTCCAAGATTGCCTTGGAAGATGTTTTAGGAAAATCCGTCAATTCCATCGCCTATCCCAAAGGCAGCTATGATGAAAACACCATCCAAATTGCTCAGTCCTACGGGTATAGCGAAGGATTCACGGTAAAACAAGGGCTCTGCTCGCAGATTTCCGCCAGCTTTCACCTAACTCGCATTCCTGTCTTCGGGTTCGACCCGGATATCCGCGAAGTGCTGGACAAACGGCATATTCCCAAAGCCGGGGTCTAG